In one Ictalurus punctatus breed USDA103 chromosome 19, Coco_2.0, whole genome shotgun sequence genomic region, the following are encoded:
- the LOC108280096 gene encoding cytochrome c oxidase assembly factor 6 homolog — MSAPNSKQRKACWGARDELWKCLDLNQDNATTCENYRKEFEANCPAQWVKYFNKRRDFLKYKEKIEKDGFEPAKEAPKL, encoded by the exons ATGAGCGCTCCAAACTCTAAGCAGAGGAAAGCCTGCTGGGGAGCGAGAGATGAGCTGTGGAAGTGCCTGGACCTCAACCAAGACAACGCAACCACCTGCGAGAACTATCGCAAAGAATTTGAGGCCAATTGTCCTGCTCAGTGG GTGAAGTACTTCAACAAACGAAGGGACTTCCTGAAGTACAAGGAGAAAATTGAGAAGGATGGATTTGAACCGGCTAAGGAAGCGCCAAAATTATAG